The following are from one region of the Paraglaciecola sp. L1A13 genome:
- a CDS encoding ABC transporter ATP-binding protein — translation MPEIDQAKAVIEASSLCVNIKNNPILKNLNFRVEAGEIYALLGGNGAGKSTTLKTLLGFNAPSSGSVKVDGKEVVDALNLVRERTAYLPESATLYSHLTARENVNYFLSLADIKKSDNEINQAFNRVALQKDARDRHMQTYSKGMRQKTAIALALLREAPIFLLDEPTSGLDPVAIDEFNQLVRELASGGATILMVTHDVYGACQVADRIGLLRDGELVGEFSAPQNGQIETEQVHAAFAQRGAA, via the coding sequence GTGCCAGAAATAGATCAGGCTAAGGCCGTCATTGAAGCAAGTTCACTTTGCGTCAATATAAAAAATAACCCTATTCTAAAAAATCTAAACTTCCGAGTTGAAGCAGGTGAAATATACGCTTTACTCGGTGGCAATGGCGCGGGTAAATCAACCACGTTAAAAACCCTTTTGGGGTTTAATGCTCCAAGCAGCGGATCGGTGAAAGTTGATGGCAAGGAAGTGGTAGACGCGCTTAACCTAGTGCGTGAAAGGACCGCATACTTACCGGAATCGGCGACTTTATATTCACATCTAACAGCCCGTGAAAACGTCAATTATTTTTTGTCATTAGCTGATATAAAAAAATCAGATAATGAGATTAACCAAGCATTTAATCGCGTTGCTTTACAAAAAGATGCTCGTGATCGTCACATGCAAACTTACTCAAAGGGCATGCGACAAAAAACCGCAATTGCGTTGGCCTTACTGCGTGAAGCGCCGATCTTTTTATTAGATGAACCCACCTCCGGCCTCGACCCCGTTGCTATCGATGAATTTAACCAACTTGTCCGAGAACTTGCATCAGGCGGCGCCACCATATTAATGGTCACCCATGACGTATACGGTGCCTGTCAAGTGGCAGATCGTATTGGCTTATTACGAGATGGCGAACTTGTGGGCGAGTTTTCAGCCCCGCAAAACGGACAAATTGAAACCGAACAGGTGCACGCGGCCTTTGCTCAACGAGGCGCAGCGTGA
- a CDS encoding DUF1852 domain-containing protein, which translates to MNKDFAFTIKNISLDENYHPSDSTRATTNFANLARGESRQQNLSNTLKMIDNSFNALAYWDNPKGDRYSVELEIISVDMDVAGSGETFPSIEILKTNIVDHKTNERIEGIVGNNFSSYVRDYDFSILLGEHNKGKSQFSIPDNFGELHGKLFKYFVNSNAYKEHFKKLPVICLSVSDNKTYYRTENQHPVLGYEYQPNESSLTEQYFKKMGLQVRYFMPPNSVAPLAFFFFGDLLNDYSNLELISTISTMETFQKIYRPEIYNANTVAGHCYQPNLSNLDHSLTQIVYDREERSKLAFKQAKFAEQHFIKPYQTVLEQWSANYAL; encoded by the coding sequence ATGAATAAAGATTTTGCATTTACTATTAAGAACATATCCCTCGATGAAAACTATCATCCTTCGGACAGCACACGTGCTACCACGAACTTTGCTAATTTAGCCAGAGGTGAAAGTCGCCAACAAAACTTAAGCAACACGCTCAAGATGATCGACAATAGTTTTAATGCCTTAGCGTATTGGGATAATCCCAAAGGCGATCGTTATTCTGTAGAGCTTGAAATCATTTCTGTTGATATGGATGTGGCAGGCAGTGGTGAAACCTTTCCCTCTATTGAGATATTAAAAACCAATATTGTTGATCATAAAACCAACGAACGCATTGAAGGTATTGTCGGCAATAACTTTTCATCTTACGTGCGTGATTATGACTTTAGTATCTTATTGGGTGAGCATAACAAGGGCAAAAGCCAATTTAGCATTCCAGATAATTTTGGTGAATTGCATGGCAAGCTCTTTAAATATTTTGTGAACTCAAATGCGTATAAAGAGCATTTTAAAAAGCTACCTGTTATCTGCCTAAGTGTGTCGGATAACAAGACTTATTATCGAACTGAAAATCAGCATCCTGTTTTGGGCTACGAATACCAGCCAAATGAGTCGTCACTGACTGAACAATACTTTAAAAAAATGGGCTTACAGGTGCGTTATTTTATGCCGCCGAATAGTGTTGCGCCTTTGGCTTTCTTTTTCTTTGGCGATTTACTGAATGATTACAGTAATCTTGAGTTGATAAGCACGATCAGCACAATGGAAACCTTTCAAAAAATTTACCGACCTGAAATTTATAATGCCAATACCGTTGCAGGACATTGTTATCAGCCAAACTTGAGCAACCTAGATCATTCGTTAACCCAAATTGTGTATGACAGAGAGGAGCGCAGCAAGTTGGCGTTTAAGCAGGCCAAATTTGCCGAGCAGCACTTTATCAAGCCCTATCAAACCGTGCTTGAGCAGTGGTCTGCCAATTACGCGCTTTAA
- a CDS encoding methionine synthase has protein sequence MTPLLPTSTAGSLPKPSWLAEPEALWSPWKLEGQALIDGKHDALRVSLHEQQQAGIDIVSDGEQTRQHFVTTFIEHLTGVDFENRKTVKIRDRYDASVPTVVSAVSRPKSVFVEDAKLLRQQTKQPIKWALPGPMTMIDTLYDDHYHSREKLAWEFAKILNQEAKELEAAGVDIIQFDEPAFNVFFDDVNEWGIACLERAIEGLKCETAVHICYGYGIKANTDWKKTLGSEWRQYEQAFPKLQKSNIDIISLECHNSHVPIELLELIRGKKVMVGAIDVATNTIETPEEVANTLREALKYVDADKLYPCTNCGMAPLSRDVARAKLSALSAGAAIIRQELTLTT, from the coding sequence ATTACCCCATTACTACCCACTTCAACCGCAGGCAGTTTACCTAAGCCATCGTGGCTCGCAGAGCCAGAAGCGCTATGGTCACCGTGGAAATTAGAGGGCCAAGCACTTATTGATGGTAAGCACGATGCGTTACGTGTGTCGTTACATGAACAACAACAAGCAGGAATTGATATTGTCAGCGATGGTGAGCAAACACGCCAACATTTTGTAACGACCTTTATTGAGCATCTAACCGGTGTTGACTTTGAGAACCGTAAAACCGTTAAAATTCGCGACCGCTACGATGCCAGTGTACCCACGGTCGTTAGCGCTGTTTCCCGGCCCAAATCTGTGTTTGTAGAAGATGCCAAGCTGTTACGTCAGCAAACCAAGCAGCCTATTAAATGGGCGCTGCCAGGCCCCATGACAATGATCGATACCCTCTATGATGATCATTATCACAGTCGCGAAAAGCTCGCCTGGGAATTTGCCAAAATCCTTAATCAAGAAGCCAAAGAATTAGAGGCCGCAGGTGTGGATATTATCCAATTTGATGAGCCAGCCTTTAATGTGTTCTTTGATGACGTTAACGAGTGGGGCATTGCATGTTTAGAGCGTGCCATTGAAGGCCTAAAGTGCGAAACGGCTGTACATATTTGCTATGGCTATGGCATCAAAGCCAATACAGATTGGAAAAAGACCCTGGGCTCAGAATGGCGACAATATGAGCAAGCCTTTCCCAAATTGCAAAAATCGAATATCGATATCATCTCCCTGGAATGTCATAACTCTCACGTGCCTATTGAATTACTTGAACTGATCCGAGGTAAAAAAGTGATGGTAGGGGCCATTGATGTGGCAACCAATACCATAGAAACCCCAGAAGAAGTCGCCAATACCTTGCGAGAAGCACTCAAGTACGTTGATGCCGACAAGCTCTACCCTTGCACCAACTGCGGCATGGCACCGTTATCACGTGATGTGGCAAGAGCCAAACTAAGCGCATTAAGTGCTGGCGCTGCAATCATTCGACAAGAGCTAACCCTCACCACTTAG
- a CDS encoding type II toxin-antitoxin system HipA family toxin, with product MAILDVYMNGYLIGEFTKSANGSHMFKYGLKWLETPGSRPISLSMPLQRKQYMGTDVYNFFDNLLPDTIEIRNKIVARHDAQSTQAFDLLEKIGQDSVGALQLIPHKQPAPDVKKIESKPLSNKALEKILKGYESDMPLGMLKEEEDFRISLAGAQEKTALLNLQGQWHLPLKNTPTTHIMKLPIGEIKTHSHIIDMTDSVENEYLCMMIVREFGLDVPQCSIIKVGDIRALAVERFDRRRSSDGEWIMRLPQEDFCQTLNVPSAKKYESHGGPSIKKIMDYLLGSMNSQKDRLDFMKSQLLFWLLAATDGHAKNFSLHIHAGGAYFLTPFYDILSVYPVMGGRGLNIRDAKLAMGLKATKGKKYLINDIFPRHFLDTAKDVGFDIEMMVNIMTQVVNDLDSVITRVERQLKRDFPVHIKNAIFKGMKNRAKRLADYKTQ from the coding sequence ATGGCTATTCTAGATGTTTATATGAATGGCTATTTAATAGGGGAGTTCACTAAGTCGGCAAACGGATCTCATATGTTTAAATATGGACTCAAGTGGCTAGAAACCCCCGGAAGTCGCCCAATATCACTTTCTATGCCATTGCAACGCAAACAATATATGGGGACTGATGTCTATAATTTCTTTGATAATTTATTACCCGATACTATTGAAATAAGAAATAAAATTGTTGCTCGTCATGATGCGCAATCTACACAAGCATTTGATTTACTGGAAAAAATAGGTCAAGACAGCGTTGGCGCTTTGCAGTTAATACCCCACAAACAACCCGCTCCCGATGTAAAGAAGATAGAAAGTAAGCCACTGTCAAACAAGGCTTTAGAAAAAATTCTAAAAGGCTATGAGTCTGATATGCCATTAGGTATGTTAAAAGAAGAAGAGGACTTCAGGATTTCACTAGCAGGTGCTCAGGAAAAAACAGCGTTATTAAATCTTCAAGGACAGTGGCATTTACCTCTAAAAAACACGCCAACTACACATATTATGAAACTACCAATCGGTGAAATAAAGACTCATTCACATATTATTGATATGACCGACAGTGTTGAAAATGAATATTTGTGCATGATGATTGTGAGAGAGTTTGGATTGGATGTTCCACAATGTTCAATTATCAAAGTTGGAGATATAAGGGCACTTGCTGTTGAGCGCTTCGACCGAAGACGTTCTTCAGATGGCGAGTGGATCATGCGATTGCCACAAGAAGATTTTTGCCAAACTTTAAATGTTCCATCGGCAAAAAAATATGAAAGTCACGGTGGTCCGAGTATTAAGAAAATTATGGATTATTTGCTTGGCTCTATGAATTCGCAAAAAGATCGATTGGATTTTATGAAGTCGCAGCTACTATTTTGGTTGTTGGCTGCGACAGATGGGCATGCAAAGAACTTCTCTCTTCATATTCACGCTGGTGGAGCATATTTTCTTACCCCATTTTACGACATTTTATCGGTCTATCCTGTCATGGGTGGAAGAGGATTGAATATTCGAGACGCAAAGCTAGCGATGGGGCTAAAGGCGACAAAAGGAAAGAAATACCTGATAAATGATATCTTTCCAAGGCACTTCTTAGATACTGCCAAAGATGTCGGCTTCGATATTGAAATGATGGTGAATATAATGACTCAGGTAGTTAATGATCTAGACTCGGTAATTACTCGAGTTGAACGGCAGCTAAAAAGAGATTTCCCAGTGCACATAAAAAACGCAATATTTAAAGGAATGAAAAACAGAGCTAAACGACTTGCTGATTACAAAACTCAATAA
- a CDS encoding helix-turn-helix domain-containing protein yields the protein MKVTNSKQLSAYIKDIRLNQKQSQTDTAKKVGIRQDTISSFELNPDSTKLNTLFKILSALNLELEVKVRNSTLSEQQQGNSCAASINTSDSKWKEEW from the coding sequence ATGAAGGTGACAAATTCAAAGCAGCTTAGTGCATATATAAAGGATATTCGTCTAAATCAAAAGCAATCTCAAACAGACACTGCAAAAAAAGTGGGTATTCGTCAGGACACCATTTCAAGTTTTGAGCTAAACCCTGATTCTACTAAATTAAACACCTTATTTAAGATTCTATCTGCTTTAAATCTTGAATTAGAAGTTAAAGTAAGGAACTCAACACTGTCAGAACAACAGCAAGGTAACAGCTGTGCGGCAAGCATTAATACAAGTGATAGCAAATGGAAGGAAGAATGGTAA
- the groL gene encoding chaperonin GroEL (60 kDa chaperone family; promotes refolding of misfolded polypeptides especially under stressful conditions; forms two stacked rings of heptamers to form a barrel-shaped 14mer; ends can be capped by GroES; misfolded proteins enter the barrel where they are refolded when GroES binds) — protein MAAKEVRFSDDARVKMLAGVNILANAVKVTLGPKGRHVVLEKSFGAPTITKDGVSVAKEIELEDKFENMGAQMVKEVASKANDEAGDGTTTATVLAQAIVTEGLKSVAAGMNPMDLKRGIDKAVIAAVEQLKLLSVPCADSKAIAQVGTISANSDVEVGDLIAEAMDKVGKEGVITVEEGQSLQNELEVVEGMQFDRGYLSPYFMNNQENGTVELESPYILLVDKKISNIRELLPTLEAVAKASKPLLIIAEDVEGEALATLVVNNMRGIVKVAAVKAPGFGDRRKAMLQDLATLTGGTVISEEIGLELEKVTLEDLGTAKRVVINKDNTTVVDGAGEEDAIKGRVAQIRAQIEESSSDYDKEKLQERLAKLAGGVAVIKVGAATEVEMKEKKDRVEDALHATRAAVEEGVVAGGGVALVRAASKIVDLKGDNEDQTHGIKLLLRAMEAPMRQIAANAGAEASVVTNAVKNGSDNFGYNAGNDTYGDMIEMGILDPTKVTRSALQFAASIASLMITTEAMIAEAPKSDSAGGMPDMGGMGGMGGMGGMM, from the coding sequence ATGGCAGCAAAAGAAGTACGTTTTTCTGATGACGCTCGCGTAAAAATGCTAGCAGGCGTTAACATTCTAGCCAACGCAGTAAAAGTTACCCTCGGTCCTAAAGGCCGTCACGTTGTACTAGAAAAATCATTCGGCGCTCCTACTATCACCAAAGATGGTGTTTCAGTAGCCAAAGAAATCGAATTAGAAGATAAATTCGAAAACATGGGCGCACAGATGGTTAAAGAAGTTGCGTCTAAAGCTAATGATGAAGCTGGTGATGGAACAACGACAGCAACCGTATTGGCACAAGCTATTGTAACTGAAGGTTTGAAATCAGTTGCTGCAGGCATGAACCCAATGGATCTTAAGCGTGGTATCGACAAAGCAGTTATTGCTGCCGTTGAACAGCTTAAACTTCTATCTGTTCCTTGTGCTGACAGCAAAGCTATCGCCCAAGTAGGTACTATCTCTGCTAACTCTGACGTTGAAGTAGGCGACCTTATCGCTGAAGCAATGGACAAAGTAGGCAAAGAAGGCGTTATCACTGTTGAAGAAGGCCAATCTCTACAAAACGAATTAGAAGTTGTAGAAGGTATGCAGTTCGACCGTGGTTACCTATCTCCTTACTTCATGAACAACCAAGAAAATGGCACTGTTGAGCTAGAAAGCCCATACATCCTTTTGGTTGACAAGAAAATCTCTAACATCCGTGAATTACTACCGACTCTTGAAGCCGTAGCAAAAGCTTCTAAGCCTTTGTTAATTATTGCTGAAGACGTTGAAGGTGAAGCACTCGCTACGCTTGTTGTAAACAACATGCGCGGTATCGTTAAAGTAGCAGCGGTTAAAGCACCTGGTTTCGGTGACCGTCGTAAAGCGATGTTACAAGATCTTGCTACCTTAACTGGCGGCACAGTGATTTCTGAAGAAATCGGTCTTGAGCTTGAAAAAGTAACCCTAGAAGACCTAGGTACTGCTAAGCGCGTTGTTATCAACAAAGACAACACTACAGTGGTTGACGGTGCTGGCGAAGAAGATGCGATTAAAGGCCGTGTTGCTCAAATACGTGCACAAATCGAAGAATCTAGCTCAGACTACGACAAAGAGAAACTTCAAGAACGCCTAGCTAAACTAGCTGGCGGTGTTGCAGTAATCAAAGTTGGCGCAGCCACTGAAGTTGAAATGAAAGAGAAAAAAGACCGCGTTGAAGATGCACTACACGCAACTCGCGCCGCGGTTGAAGAAGGCGTTGTTGCCGGTGGGGGTGTTGCACTAGTGCGCGCTGCGTCTAAAATTGTTGACCTTAAAGGCGACAACGAAGACCAAACACACGGTATCAAATTGCTACTTCGCGCAATGGAAGCACCTATGCGTCAAATCGCTGCTAACGCCGGTGCAGAAGCATCAGTTGTGACTAACGCAGTGAAAAACGGTTCTGATAACTTCGGTTATAACGCCGGTAACGATACTTACGGCGACATGATAGAAATGGGTATTCTTGACCCAACTAAAGTGACGCGTTCAGCACTACAGTTCGCAGCATCAATCGCAAGCTTGATGATCACAACTGAAGCGATGATCGCTGAAGCACCTAAGTCTGATTCTGCCGGTGGCATGCCTGATATGGGCGGCATGGGTGGAATGGGCGGAATGGGCGGCATGATGTAA
- a CDS encoding co-chaperone GroES, whose protein sequence is MAIRPLNDRVIVKRHEQESKSAGGIVLTGSAAEKSTRGEVIAVGNGRTLDNGDVKAVDVKIGDIVIFNDGYGVKTEKLDGEEVLILSENDILAVVE, encoded by the coding sequence ATGGCAATTCGTCCTTTAAACGATCGCGTTATCGTTAAGCGTCACGAACAAGAAAGCAAATCTGCAGGCGGCATCGTATTAACGGGCTCAGCAGCAGAAAAATCAACTCGCGGTGAAGTTATCGCTGTCGGCAATGGCCGCACACTAGATAACGGCGATGTGAAAGCAGTAGACGTTAAAATCGGTGATATCGTAATTTTCAACGACGGTTACGGCGTGAAAACAGAGAAGCTAGACGGCGAAGAAGTATTAATTCTGAGCGAAAACGACATCCTAGCAGTAGTCGAATAA
- a CDS encoding DsbA family oxidoreductase, whose protein sequence is MATPLKIDIVSDVSCPWCIIGYKALDEALGKLEGKVVADITWQPFELNPNMPPEGQEIVEHITEKYGISVEQSEQNREMIKQRGLEVGYAFGNRGGGRIYNTFDAHRLLHWAEDEGKQTELKLALFDLYFKQSGDPSDHAQLLAVVESVGLDKDAAKAILDSDKFTQEVREAQQLYQANGISSVPAVIVNNKHLISGGQPVAVFEQALAQIAQEAEAENSAEA, encoded by the coding sequence ATGGCTACCCCACTGAAAATCGATATTGTTTCTGATGTTTCTTGCCCGTGGTGCATCATTGGCTACAAAGCCCTTGATGAGGCGTTAGGTAAATTGGAAGGTAAAGTGGTTGCGGATATTACTTGGCAACCCTTTGAGTTAAACCCAAATATGCCCCCTGAAGGGCAGGAAATCGTTGAGCACATCACCGAGAAGTACGGTATCAGTGTTGAGCAAAGCGAGCAAAACCGTGAAATGATTAAACAGCGTGGACTGGAAGTGGGTTATGCGTTTGGTAATCGTGGCGGCGGTCGCATTTACAATACGTTTGATGCCCACAGGTTGTTGCACTGGGCTGAAGATGAAGGCAAGCAGACTGAGCTTAAGTTAGCCTTGTTCGATTTGTACTTTAAACAAAGTGGTGATCCGAGTGATCACGCACAACTTCTGGCGGTAGTAGAAAGTGTTGGCCTTGATAAAGACGCAGCCAAAGCGATACTCGATTCTGACAAGTTTACCCAAGAGGTGCGTGAAGCACAGCAGTTGTATCAAGCGAACGGTATTAGTTCGGTTCCTGCGGTGATTGTGAATAATAAGCACCTGATCAGCGGCGGCCAGCCTGTCGCTGTGTTTGAACAAGCGCTAGCGCAAATAGCGCAAGAAGCAGAAGCTGAAAATAGCGCCGAGGCGTAA
- a CDS encoding iron-containing alcohol dehydrogenase, with protein sequence MTATINLPKIMQIGAGAINALPDTLVSLGCQYPFIITDSTMVALGYTDKITELLSAQGIRYGIFSDTMAEPSEDSILPAVELVRQDKYDCLLALGGGSAIDTAKAIALLATHGGTMRDYKMPNPVNIRCMPVIAIPTTAGTGSEATQATIITDAKTDEKMLCMGPGLMPMAAIVDYELTLSLPLRIAADTGIDALTHAIEAYVSRKANLFSDQQAIAAMKLIGQNLLTTCQDAKDLAAREAVMLGATLAGIAFSNASVALVHGMSRPLGVHFHVPHGLSNAMLLPTVTEYSIASAPQRYAQCALHMGLIDNIEDEKLAHGALLKQLRLINLTLKVPSLAEFGVQKEVFFNALPLMAEQALASGSPNNNPRLVSKDEIIALYKLAWAGG encoded by the coding sequence ATGACAGCCACCATTAACCTACCAAAAATTATGCAGATTGGCGCCGGCGCGATTAACGCATTGCCCGATACCCTTGTTAGCTTAGGCTGTCAATATCCCTTCATTATTACCGACAGCACTATGGTAGCGCTAGGGTACACAGACAAAATTACCGAATTGTTAAGCGCACAAGGAATACGTTATGGCATATTTAGCGACACGATGGCCGAGCCAAGCGAAGACTCAATCTTACCGGCCGTCGAATTAGTCCGTCAGGATAAATACGACTGTTTGTTAGCCCTAGGTGGCGGCAGTGCCATCGATACAGCCAAAGCGATTGCCCTATTGGCTACCCATGGTGGCACAATGCGCGACTACAAAATGCCTAACCCCGTGAATATACGCTGCATGCCCGTCATTGCTATTCCCACTACCGCAGGTACTGGCTCAGAGGCTACCCAAGCGACTATTATTACCGATGCTAAAACGGATGAAAAAATGTTGTGTATGGGCCCAGGATTAATGCCCATGGCGGCAATAGTAGATTACGAGTTAACCCTAAGCTTACCGCTACGCATTGCCGCAGATACCGGCATCGATGCCCTGACCCATGCCATTGAGGCGTATGTGAGTCGTAAGGCCAATCTCTTTAGCGATCAGCAAGCGATAGCCGCAATGAAGCTAATCGGGCAAAACTTGCTAACCACCTGCCAAGATGCAAAAGATTTAGCGGCGCGAGAGGCAGTGATGCTTGGTGCGACCCTTGCGGGTATTGCTTTTTCCAACGCATCAGTTGCCTTGGTTCATGGTATGAGTCGCCCGTTAGGGGTGCATTTTCATGTGCCACATGGCTTGAGTAATGCCATGTTACTGCCCACCGTCACCGAATACTCCATTGCCAGTGCTCCCCAGCGATATGCCCAGTGCGCCTTGCATATGGGACTGATAGACAATATTGAAGATGAAAAATTGGCACACGGTGCGCTGCTCAAACAATTACGTTTAATCAATTTAACCTTAAAGGTGCCGAGCTTGGCCGAATTTGGCGTGCAAAAAGAGGTGTTTTTTAATGCCCTGCCCTTAATGGCTGAGCAAGCCTTGGCATCTGGCTCACCAAACAATAATCCACGCTTAGTCAGCAAAGACGAGATTATCGCATTGTATAAATTGGCTTGGGCGGGTGGATAA
- a CDS encoding FAD-dependent oxidoreductase: MSKNVYQFVDVERIDPPKKPIVVRKAEFAEIYQPLTQSQTEGQADRCLDCGNPYCEWKCPVHNYIPQWLELANQGKILEAAELCHKTNSLPEVCGRVCPQDRLCEGACTLNDDFGAVTIGSIEKYITDTAFKLGWRPDMSGVVPTTKKVAIIGAGPAGLGCADILVRNGVKAVVYDKYPEIGGLLTFGIPAFKLEKEVMTRRRDIFTDMGIEFVMNTEIGKDIDFQTLLDEYDAVFLGMGTYKPMLGGFANEGAPGVYEALPFLIANINRHLKFEKSADEFVDMQGKKVVVLGGGDTTMDCVRTSIRQGATSVTCAYRRDEDSMPGSRREVVNAKEEGVNFTFNVQPLDIELDADGNACGVRCVKTQMGEPDAAGRRRPVVIEDSEHVIEADAVIIAFGFQPSPASWFGDYGIILDEKGRVRAPAKGKFAFQTSNPKIFSGGDMVRGSDLVVTAIFEGREAAEGMLDYMGV, translated from the coding sequence ATGTCTAAAAATGTATATCAATTTGTTGACGTAGAACGTATCGACCCGCCTAAAAAGCCGATCGTTGTGCGTAAAGCAGAATTTGCTGAAATTTATCAGCCCCTAACACAATCGCAAACAGAAGGTCAGGCAGACCGCTGTTTAGATTGTGGTAACCCGTATTGTGAATGGAAGTGTCCGGTACATAACTATATTCCTCAATGGTTAGAGTTAGCCAATCAAGGAAAAATCTTAGAGGCCGCTGAACTTTGTCACAAAACCAATAGCTTGCCAGAAGTCTGCGGGCGTGTTTGTCCGCAAGACCGTCTGTGTGAAGGTGCATGTACCTTAAATGATGATTTTGGCGCCGTGACCATCGGTAGTATTGAAAAATACATCACAGATACCGCCTTTAAACTCGGTTGGCGTCCGGATATGTCTGGTGTTGTACCGACGACCAAGAAAGTCGCTATTATTGGTGCCGGCCCTGCTGGTCTTGGCTGTGCAGATATTTTAGTACGTAACGGTGTTAAAGCTGTTGTGTATGACAAATACCCTGAAATTGGTGGCTTGCTAACCTTTGGTATTCCAGCATTTAAGCTTGAAAAAGAAGTGATGACCCGTCGCCGAGACATCTTCACCGATATGGGTATTGAGTTTGTTATGAACACCGAAATCGGTAAAGACATCGACTTCCAAACCTTACTGGATGAATACGATGCCGTATTCCTTGGTATGGGGACCTATAAACCAATGTTAGGTGGCTTTGCTAACGAAGGTGCCCCTGGCGTATACGAAGCGTTGCCGTTCTTGATTGCTAATATTAATCGTCATCTGAAGTTTGAAAAATCAGCCGATGAATTTGTTGATATGCAAGGCAAAAAAGTCGTGGTACTCGGTGGTGGAGATACCACCATGGATTGCGTACGAACGTCAATTCGCCAAGGCGCTACCAGCGTCACCTGTGCATATCGTCGTGACGAAGACAGCATGCCAGGCTCACGCCGCGAAGTGGTTAACGCTAAAGAAGAAGGTGTAAACTTTACTTTTAACGTGCAGCCTCTTGATATTGAGCTTGATGCCGACGGTAACGCCTGTGGCGTTCGTTGCGTGAAGACTCAGATGGGTGAGCCCGATGCAGCCGGACGTCGTCGTCCTGTGGTTATAGAAGACTCTGAACATGTAATCGAAGCTGACGCCGTGATTATCGCCTTTGGTTTCCAGCCTAGCCCTGCTAGCTGGTTTGGTGACTACGGTATTATCTTGGATGAAAAAGGCCGTGTACGCGCACCTGCTAAAGGTAAGTTTGCGTTTCAAACCTCCAACCCTAAGATTTTCTCAGGGGGCGACATGGTGCGTGGTTCTGACTTAGTGGTGACGGCAATCTTCGAAGGCCGTGAAGCCGCAGAAGGTATGTTGGACTATATGGGAGTTTAA